Proteins from a single region of Pyxidicoccus trucidator:
- a CDS encoding Uma2 family endonuclease: MGQETKRRATYEDLLALPEHVVGQIIDGELIVMPRPASPHARGSFSLGGELYGPFERGRGGPGGWHLLAEPELHFSEDVLVPDLAGWRRERMPDMPRTPFFTLAPDWVCEVLSPSTAAVDRVRKKRIYAREGVRHVWLIDPELRTLEVYRLDGHQWVEQGTYSGEERVRAEPFEALELELGVLWLPEPKGP; the protein is encoded by the coding sequence ATGGGCCAGGAGACGAAGCGTCGGGCGACCTACGAGGACCTGCTGGCACTGCCGGAGCATGTGGTGGGGCAGATCATCGACGGGGAGCTCATCGTCATGCCGAGGCCGGCGAGCCCGCATGCGAGGGGCAGCTTCTCGTTGGGGGGCGAGCTTTACGGCCCCTTCGAGCGCGGCCGGGGAGGTCCCGGGGGCTGGCACCTTCTCGCCGAGCCGGAGCTGCACTTCAGTGAGGATGTCCTGGTCCCCGACCTGGCGGGCTGGCGTCGGGAGCGGATGCCCGACATGCCTCGGACGCCGTTCTTCACGCTGGCCCCGGACTGGGTCTGTGAGGTGCTCTCGCCGTCCACCGCGGCGGTGGACCGGGTTCGCAAGAAGCGCATCTACGCGCGTGAGGGCGTGCGCCACGTGTGGCTGATAGACCCGGAGCTACGGACACTGGAGGTGTACCGGCTGGACGGACACCAGTGGGTGGAGCAGGGCACGTACTCCGGCGAGGAGCGCGTCCGGGCCGAGCCCTTCGAGGCCCTCGAGCTGGAGCTCGGAGTGCTATGGCTGCCGGAGCCGAAGGGGCCGTGA